A stretch of the Paenibacillus dendritiformis genome encodes the following:
- the parE gene encoding DNA topoisomerase IV subunit B has translation MVEQIDLFKQLPGNEGASENRNGDYGADDIQVLEGLVAVRKRPGMYIGSTSSSGLHHLVWEIVDNAVDEHLAKFCSQIDVTIHKDQSVTVRDNGRGIPTGMHKTGVPTPQVVYTVLHAGGKFGGAGYKKSGGLHGVGASVTNALSEWLEVEIFRDGHIHRQRFESWTEENGTEHVGEPVTGLEIIGNTNKTGTKVTFKPDAKVFHGNIHLSYDNLAERLQEIAFLNSGLKVTLKDERTGKEDTFYYEGGASEFVRFLNEGKNVLSEVVHFAAEKDDTEVEVALQYNDGYTETIASFVNSIPTRGGGTHETGFKTAYTRVMNEYARKNSLLKEKDKNLDGNDLREGMMAVINVKMSDVEFVGQTKDQLGSASARSAVDTVVSEHMSIFLEENPQVAQMLVKKAIQASKAREAARKAREDVRSGKKRSESSNLNGKLTPAQSKDYTRNELFIVEGDSAGGSAKQGRDSRFQAILPLKGKPLNPEKAKLADILKNDEYRTIIHAIGAGIGTEFEAEESNYAKIIIMTDADTDGAHIQVLLLTFFYRYMKPLIDQGKVYIAQPPLYKITHKKGKHVSVRYAWSDEQLSNYMKQYGSSAEIQRYKGLGEMNPDQLWETTMDPETRTLLQVRIEDAAKAERRVSTLMGDKVEPRKRWIVENVDFAEFEE, from the coding sequence ATGGTCGAGCAAATCGATTTGTTCAAACAGCTGCCGGGCAACGAGGGAGCATCGGAGAACCGGAACGGGGACTATGGAGCGGACGATATACAGGTCCTGGAAGGGCTTGTCGCGGTTCGCAAGCGGCCGGGCATGTACATAGGCAGTACGAGTTCCTCGGGTCTGCATCATCTGGTATGGGAGATTGTGGACAATGCCGTGGACGAGCATTTGGCCAAGTTCTGTTCTCAGATCGATGTAACGATTCATAAGGACCAGTCGGTGACGGTACGCGACAACGGGCGCGGCATCCCGACAGGCATGCATAAGACGGGCGTGCCGACGCCGCAGGTCGTCTATACGGTGCTGCACGCAGGGGGCAAGTTCGGCGGCGCAGGGTATAAGAAGTCAGGCGGCTTGCACGGAGTCGGCGCTTCGGTAACGAACGCGCTCTCGGAGTGGCTCGAGGTGGAGATTTTCCGGGATGGGCATATTCATAGACAGCGCTTCGAATCGTGGACGGAGGAGAACGGGACGGAGCATGTCGGGGAGCCGGTGACCGGTCTCGAGATTATCGGCAATACGAACAAGACCGGCACGAAGGTAACCTTTAAGCCGGATGCCAAAGTGTTCCATGGGAACATTCATTTGAGCTACGACAATCTGGCCGAGCGGCTGCAGGAGATCGCCTTCCTTAACTCAGGCCTAAAGGTCACGCTGAAGGACGAGCGCACCGGCAAGGAGGATACCTTCTACTATGAAGGCGGGGCAAGCGAATTTGTCCGCTTTTTAAATGAAGGCAAAAATGTGCTGAGTGAAGTCGTTCATTTCGCGGCAGAGAAGGACGATACGGAAGTGGAGGTCGCACTTCAGTATAATGACGGCTATACGGAGACGATCGCTTCGTTCGTCAACTCGATTCCGACGCGCGGCGGGGGCACGCACGAGACGGGCTTCAAGACCGCTTACACGCGCGTGATGAATGAATATGCGCGCAAGAACAGCCTTCTCAAGGAGAAGGATAAAAATCTCGACGGCAACGACCTGCGCGAAGGCATGATGGCGGTCATCAACGTGAAAATGTCGGATGTCGAATTCGTCGGACAGACGAAGGATCAACTGGGCAGCGCGTCTGCGCGGAGCGCGGTCGATACGGTCGTGTCCGAGCATATGAGCATCTTCCTGGAGGAAAATCCGCAGGTAGCCCAGATGCTTGTCAAAAAGGCCATCCAGGCCTCCAAGGCGCGCGAGGCGGCCCGCAAGGCGAGAGAAGATGTGCGCAGCGGCAAGAAGCGGAGCGAAAGCTCGAACCTGAACGGGAAGCTGACGCCGGCCCAATCGAAGGATTATACGCGCAATGAGCTCTTCATCGTCGAAGGGGACTCGGCGGGCGGATCGGCGAAGCAGGGCAGGGATTCGCGCTTCCAGGCGATTTTGCCGCTGAAGGGCAAGCCGTTGAATCCGGAAAAAGCCAAACTGGCCGACATTTTGAAGAATGACGAGTACCGCACGATCATTCACGCGATCGGAGCGGGCATCGGCACGGAATTCGAGGCGGAAGAGAGCAACTATGCCAAGATCATCATCATGACCGATGCCGATACCGACGGCGCGCATATTCAGGTGCTGCTGCTGACGTTCTTCTACCGCTATATGAAGCCGCTGATCGATCAAGGCAAGGTGTATATAGCACAGCCGCCTTTATATAAAATTACGCATAAAAAGGGCAAGCATGTGTCGGTACGCTACGCCTGGTCCGATGAACAGCTAAGCAACTATATGAAGCAGTACGGATCGAGCGCCGAGATTCAGCGGTACAAGGGGCTCGGGGAAATGAATCCGGACCAGCTCTGGGAGACGACGATGGATCCGGAGACCCGCACGCTGCTGCAGGTTCGCATCGAGGATGCGGCCAAGGCGGAGCGCAGAGTGTCGACGCTGATGGGCGACAAGGTGGAGCCGCGCAAGCGCTGGATCGTGGAGAATGTGGATTTTGCGGAGTTCGAGGAATAG
- a CDS encoding ABC transporter permease produces MSSLLPLVQNETIKVLRKNRFYVILLILLIIIPVFTYAQMKIAENNREKFQQDWRLELQQRITDIQNSLGSDRVPEEWKKYRRIVLQQLQYNLDHNINPSDPNGVTFTRTFLDNAVTLFIPLLVMAIASDIVSSERSTGTIKMLLTRPIRRWKVLLSKWIVLMMFTGIIVLLTALLSYLISGLIFGYGGWTYPIFTGFSLSGTDVNFEAVHTVPSWLYMLMQLGLVWFSSIVVAALGFMISVLVRSTAASIVTLMATLIAGSILYNMASSWPTAKYLFMINLKLTDYLAGTPAPVEGMTLPFSLAVLTVWGAAGLIVAFRVFTKQDILN; encoded by the coding sequence TTGAGTAGCCTGTTGCCTTTGGTTCAGAACGAGACGATCAAAGTGTTGAGGAAGAACCGCTTCTATGTCATCCTGCTTATCCTCCTCATCATTATTCCGGTCTTCACTTATGCGCAAATGAAAATCGCGGAAAACAACCGCGAAAAATTCCAGCAAGACTGGCGTCTTGAGCTGCAGCAGCGGATTACGGACATCCAGAACTCGCTCGGCAGCGACCGGGTGCCGGAGGAATGGAAGAAGTACCGGCGCATCGTCCTGCAGCAGCTTCAATATAATCTCGATCACAATATCAATCCGAGCGACCCGAACGGGGTTACCTTTACCCGTACCTTTTTGGACAATGCCGTCACGCTGTTCATTCCGTTGCTTGTCATGGCGATCGCGAGCGACATCGTGTCCTCCGAACGTTCGACGGGCACGATCAAGATGCTGCTCACCCGGCCGATCCGGCGCTGGAAGGTGCTGCTCAGCAAATGGATCGTGCTCATGATGTTCACCGGCATCATCGTATTGTTGACCGCGCTGCTGTCCTATCTTATCTCCGGGCTCATCTTCGGTTACGGCGGCTGGACCTATCCGATTTTCACCGGTTTTTCTTTAAGCGGAACGGATGTCAATTTCGAGGCGGTGCATACGGTGCCTTCCTGGCTCTATATGTTGATGCAGCTCGGACTGGTCTGGTTCTCGAGCATTGTCGTCGCAGCGCTCGGCTTCATGATTTCAGTGCTTGTCCGCAGCACGGCAGCCAGCATCGTGACGCTGATGGCCACCTTGATCGCCGGATCGATTCTATATAATATGGCCTCTTCCTGGCCGACAGCGAAATATTTATTCATGATTAACTTGAAGCTGACGGATTATTTGGCGGGAACCCCGGCTCCCGTGGAAGGGATGACGCTGCCTTTCTCCCTCGCCGTATTAACGGTATGGGGAGCCGCCGGATTGATTGTCGCATTCCGCGTCTTTACGAAACAGGATATATTGAATTAG
- a CDS encoding ABC transporter ATP-binding protein: MSMDSSIVLSVQQVVKRIGRKSIINDVTFDVRAGEIFGFLGPNGSGKTTTIRMLVDLIKPTTGRIQVCGFDVNREPERALRYVGSIVENPEMYNFLTGWENLEHFARMMPELGPERIQEVVDIVGLSNRIHDRVKTYSLGMRQRLGIAQALLGRPKLLILDEPTNGLDPLGIKELRAFIRELADSGMAVFVSSHLLSEIQLMCDRVAIISRGRVLAVDDVERLLTGRNQFVIWQAQPAAKAREILERSGAVRFYSREEGVIDAAALVGLPEDAILTETAPDRIAGLNRSLLDAGIEVEGIQRIMPTLEQLFLEITEGERIE; this comes from the coding sequence ATGAGCATGGATTCATCCATCGTACTGTCGGTGCAGCAAGTCGTCAAGCGAATCGGCCGCAAGTCCATCATTAACGATGTCACTTTCGACGTGCGGGCAGGGGAAATCTTCGGCTTTCTCGGCCCGAACGGGTCGGGCAAGACGACGACTATCCGCATGCTGGTCGATCTCATTAAGCCGACAACCGGGCGCATTCAAGTGTGCGGATTCGATGTGAATCGCGAGCCGGAGCGGGCCTTGCGCTATGTTGGCTCGATTGTCGAGAACCCGGAGATGTATAACTTTTTGACCGGGTGGGAAAATTTAGAACATTTCGCCCGCATGATGCCGGAGCTGGGACCCGAACGAATTCAGGAGGTCGTCGACATCGTCGGCCTGTCGAACCGGATCCATGACCGGGTCAAGACTTATTCTCTCGGCATGCGGCAGCGTCTCGGCATCGCGCAGGCGCTGCTCGGGCGGCCGAAGCTGCTTATTCTGGATGAGCCGACGAACGGGCTGGATCCGCTCGGCATCAAGGAGCTTCGCGCCTTTATTCGCGAGTTGGCCGACAGCGGCATGGCGGTGTTCGTCTCCAGCCATTTGCTGAGCGAGATTCAGTTGATGTGCGATCGCGTCGCGATAATTAGCCGCGGGAGAGTGCTGGCTGTCGATGATGTCGAGCGGCTGCTGACCGGAAGAAATCAATTCGTCATCTGGCAGGCGCAGCCGGCCGCCAAGGCGAGGGAGATTCTGGAGCGCAGCGGAGCGGTCCGGTTCTACAGCCGGGAAGAGGGCGTTATCGACGCCGCGGCGCTTGTCGGGCTGCCGGAGGACGCGATATTGACGGAGACGGCTCCGGATCGGATTGCGGGGCTGAACCGAAGCTTGCTGGATGCGGGTATCGAAGTCGAAGGAATCCAACGCATCATGCCGACCCTGGAACAGCTATTTTTGGAGATAACGGAGGGGGAGCGCATTGAGTAG
- a CDS encoding GDSL-type esterase/lipase family protein has product MHRRPISQLWSWIVIFGCLSTVLLVIGFGFGVADILRPASVPFTDKPEMKLPPVEETSRSKELLIASLGDSLTRGTGDGTGEGYVRRTVSLLKEDTDKPVTLLNNMGINGLRAEQLAERVEQESIGYVLKKANVILLTIGGNDLFQSAQSEQMSPSALDERALLAKTEKGTADLKRVLEGIRRWNQDALIVYVGLYNPFADLKEMKQIGNTVVQKWNDEAFRIINQDGNMLLVPTFDLFQQNIGSYLSSDHFHPNGEGYQAIAERIVQSIR; this is encoded by the coding sequence ATGCATCGCAGACCGATCTCGCAATTATGGAGCTGGATTGTTATATTCGGATGTTTGTCTACGGTTCTGCTCGTCATCGGTTTTGGCTTCGGGGTAGCGGATATTTTGCGGCCGGCGTCCGTTCCGTTCACGGATAAGCCGGAGATGAAGCTGCCTCCGGTGGAGGAGACGAGCCGTTCGAAGGAGCTATTGATTGCGTCGCTCGGCGATTCGCTGACGAGAGGAACCGGTGACGGCACAGGCGAGGGCTATGTGCGCCGGACGGTGTCATTGCTGAAGGAAGATACCGATAAGCCGGTCACGCTGCTTAATAATATGGGGATCAACGGCTTGAGGGCGGAGCAGCTAGCCGAACGCGTTGAGCAGGAGAGCATCGGCTATGTGCTGAAGAAGGCGAATGTTATTCTGCTGACGATTGGAGGCAATGATTTGTTCCAGAGCGCGCAGAGCGAGCAAATGAGTCCATCCGCTTTGGATGAGCGCGCGCTGCTGGCGAAGACCGAGAAGGGGACGGCCGATCTGAAGCGCGTTTTGGAAGGCATCCGCCGTTGGAATCAGGATGCGCTGATCGTCTATGTCGGGCTCTACAATCCGTTCGCGGATCTGAAGGAAATGAAGCAGATCGGAAATACGGTCGTTCAGAAATGGAACGATGAGGCGTTCCGCATCATCAATCAGGACGGGAATATGCTGCTCGTCCCGACGTTTGACTTGTTCCAGCAAAATATCGGAAGTTATTTGTCTTCGGATCATTTTCACCCGAACGGGGAAGGCTACCAGGCGATCGCGGAGCGCATCGTCCAGAGCATCCGGTAA
- a CDS encoding ABC transporter ATP-binding protein produces the protein MSAMNDAAAAGRKGRDNSPDPSQTRSRFVYQDDEIIEKPFNWAQMRRLLVYMKPYRKQLLPVLIVMMVLGTITKLAIPFLISYAIDHAIQPAVGDPSTRLLYIIAGTVFGLYLVQWAANAFRIKFMNVIGQRIIYDLRADLFKHIQKLSFHFYDKRPAGSVLVRITNDVNSLQDLFTNGAVNTLVDCLQLLGIIIILLFLNVQLAVAVMITVPIMFLISTKLRKKIRFAWQDVRIKQSRINSHLNEAIQGIRVTQAYAQEQANMEYFEHMNQVNKKSWDRASAMNQTFGPVIEITSAAGAFILFMLGSHLVQTEAITVGVLFAFAQYIGNFWEPINRLGQMYSQMLIAMASSERIFEFMDERPTIAEKELARTMPEVRGDVSFENIVFEYEKGRPALRNISLSAQAGESIALVGHTGSGKSTIISLLSRFYDPTEGRVLVDGIDIRDVTLESLRSQIGIVLQDTFIFSGTIRDNIRFGRLDATDAEVEAAAKAVFAHDFIVHLKDGYDTEVQERGNLLSMGQRQLLSFARALLANPRILILDEATASIDTETELKIQEALKTLLQGRTSFIIAHRLSTIRHCDNIIVLDHGVIQEQGTHQELMAKQGTYYGLVAAQYKYM, from the coding sequence ATGAGCGCGATGAATGATGCGGCTGCCGCCGGCCGGAAGGGGCGGGACAATTCGCCGGATCCGTCACAGACACGCTCCCGGTTCGTCTACCAGGATGACGAGATCATTGAAAAACCGTTCAACTGGGCCCAGATGCGCCGCTTGCTCGTCTATATGAAGCCCTACCGCAAGCAGCTGCTCCCTGTCCTTATCGTCATGATGGTATTGGGCACCATTACGAAGCTGGCAATCCCGTTCCTTATCAGCTATGCGATTGACCATGCGATACAGCCGGCGGTCGGGGATCCGTCGACACGGCTGCTCTATATTATCGCCGGAACGGTATTTGGCCTGTACCTTGTGCAGTGGGCGGCCAACGCGTTCCGCATCAAGTTCATGAACGTGATCGGTCAGCGGATCATTTACGATCTCCGGGCGGACCTGTTCAAGCACATTCAGAAGCTGTCTTTTCATTTCTATGACAAGCGTCCGGCGGGTTCCGTGCTTGTGCGGATTACCAACGATGTCAACTCGCTGCAGGATCTGTTCACGAACGGCGCTGTCAATACGCTCGTTGACTGCCTGCAGCTGCTCGGGATCATTATCATTTTGCTGTTCCTGAACGTGCAGTTGGCGGTAGCGGTCATGATTACCGTGCCGATTATGTTCCTGATCTCGACCAAGCTGCGCAAAAAGATCCGTTTTGCCTGGCAGGATGTGCGCATCAAGCAGTCGCGCATCAACTCTCATTTGAACGAAGCGATTCAAGGGATCCGGGTAACGCAGGCTTATGCGCAAGAGCAAGCAAACATGGAATATTTCGAGCACATGAACCAAGTCAACAAAAAATCATGGGATCGGGCGTCCGCCATGAACCAGACGTTCGGCCCGGTCATCGAGATTACGAGCGCTGCCGGGGCGTTTATCCTCTTCATGCTCGGTTCGCATCTCGTGCAGACCGAGGCGATTACGGTCGGCGTTTTGTTCGCCTTTGCGCAGTATATCGGGAACTTCTGGGAACCGATCAACCGGCTAGGCCAGATGTATTCGCAAATGCTGATTGCAATGGCTTCGTCGGAGCGCATCTTCGAATTCATGGATGAGCGCCCGACCATCGCGGAGAAGGAGCTTGCGCGCACGATGCCGGAAGTGCGCGGCGACGTGAGCTTCGAAAACATCGTGTTCGAATACGAGAAAGGCCGCCCGGCGCTGCGCAACATCTCCCTGTCCGCCCAGGCAGGGGAATCGATTGCCCTCGTCGGCCATACCGGATCCGGGAAAAGCACCATCATCAGCCTGCTCAGCCGGTTCTACGATCCGACGGAAGGCCGCGTGCTCGTTGACGGCATCGATATTCGGGATGTGACGCTGGAAAGTCTCCGCTCCCAGATTGGCATCGTGCTGCAGGATACATTTATCTTCTCGGGGACGATTCGCGACAACATCCGCTTCGGGCGGCTCGATGCGACAGATGCGGAAGTCGAGGCAGCCGCCAAGGCGGTATTCGCGCATGACTTCATCGTCCACCTGAAGGACGGGTATGATACCGAGGTGCAGGAGCGGGGCAATCTGCTCTCCATGGGACAGCGGCAATTGCTTTCGTTCGCCCGGGCGCTGCTGGCGAATCCGCGCATTCTCATTCTGGACGAGGCGACGGCGAGCATTGACACCGAGACCGAGCTGAAAATTCAGGAGGCGCTGAAAACGCTGCTGCAGGGCCGGACTTCATTCATCATTGCCCACAGGCTGTCAACCATTCGCCACTGCGATAACATCATCGTCTTGGATCATGGGGTGATTCAAGAGCAGGGCACGCATCAAGAGCTGATGGCGAAGCAAGGAACTTACTATGGCCTTGTCGCCGCCCAATACAAATATATGTAA
- a CDS encoding ABC transporter ATP-binding protein has product MNVFKQLGSFYWPKRGLLFASVFCLIVATALGLVYPNLLRILIDDVIAKKRFESVPWLAITVVVVVSIKGTLQFLHGFFGGRLGNHVAYEMRGACYRKLQFLSFRYYDKARTGDLMSRLTADLEAIRNFIGFGFAQILNMVLMVVFGAAMMFSIDWGLTLTTLVSIPLLVFVAFRFESKIHPAFREMRIAFSQLTTAVQENITGVRTVKSFARESHEVDKFSDRNEAYKANQIYASTLWGRYFPLMEMLACFCIVLLIAVGGTKVINGSMSLGELVSFFSMIWYIIGPMWGVGFHINNYTQSKASGERVLELLDTPIDVQNRKDAIVLDDSQVRGHVQFNDVTFRYEGDVDAIRKVTIDAEPGKVIGLLGGTGSGKTTIIQLLMRAYDVKQGSIMLDGQDIRNLDIQSLRSQMATVFQETFLFSSSIYNNIAYGRDDVTMEDVIRVAKLSKAHDFITELPLGYDTIVGERGLGLSGGQKQRIALARALLKDPKILILDDATSAVDMETEHEIQAGFQEVMKGRTVFIIAHRISSLRHADEIIVLDKGEIIQRGTHDELIQVPGTYQDIYRIQYADQLQGAAAGMREQVRA; this is encoded by the coding sequence ATGAACGTCTTCAAACAGCTCGGCTCGTTCTACTGGCCCAAACGAGGCCTGCTGTTCGCATCGGTGTTTTGCTTGATTGTTGCGACGGCGCTCGGATTGGTTTATCCCAATCTGCTGCGCATCCTTATCGACGACGTGATAGCAAAAAAGCGGTTCGAATCGGTGCCTTGGCTGGCAATAACGGTCGTTGTCGTTGTCAGTATCAAAGGCACTTTGCAATTTTTGCACGGATTTTTTGGCGGACGCCTGGGAAATCATGTGGCCTATGAAATGAGGGGCGCCTGCTACCGCAAGCTGCAATTTTTATCATTCCGGTATTATGACAAAGCAAGAACAGGCGACCTGATGTCTCGCTTGACGGCTGATTTGGAAGCGATTCGCAACTTCATCGGGTTCGGGTTCGCCCAGATCCTGAACATGGTGCTCATGGTCGTATTCGGCGCCGCGATGATGTTCTCGATCGATTGGGGGTTAACGCTAACTACCCTTGTCTCCATTCCGCTGCTCGTTTTTGTCGCCTTCCGCTTCGAATCGAAGATTCATCCGGCATTTCGGGAAATGCGAATTGCGTTCAGCCAATTGACGACGGCGGTTCAGGAGAACATTACCGGCGTGCGCACCGTCAAATCATTCGCCCGGGAGAGCCATGAAGTCGACAAGTTCTCCGATCGGAACGAAGCGTACAAGGCCAACCAAATCTATGCATCGACCTTGTGGGGGCGCTATTTTCCGTTAATGGAAATGCTGGCCTGCTTCTGTATCGTCCTCCTCATCGCGGTTGGGGGAACGAAGGTCATAAACGGCTCAATGTCTCTGGGCGAACTGGTATCCTTCTTCAGCATGATCTGGTACATTATCGGGCCAATGTGGGGCGTTGGCTTCCACATCAACAACTATACGCAGTCGAAGGCGTCCGGAGAACGGGTGCTGGAGCTGCTGGACACGCCGATCGACGTTCAGAACCGGAAGGATGCGATTGTGCTCGATGACAGCCAAGTCAGAGGCCACGTCCAGTTCAACGACGTAACCTTCCGCTATGAAGGCGATGTCGACGCCATCCGCAAGGTGACAATCGATGCGGAGCCCGGCAAGGTCATCGGCCTGCTTGGCGGAACCGGCTCCGGGAAGACGACGATTATCCAACTGCTGATGCGGGCGTATGACGTGAAGCAGGGCAGCATTATGTTGGATGGACAGGACATCCGCAACCTGGATATCCAGAGTCTGCGGAGCCAGATGGCGACCGTCTTCCAGGAGACGTTCCTGTTCTCTTCTTCCATTTATAATAATATTGCTTATGGGCGTGATGACGTAACGATGGAAGATGTCATTCGGGTAGCCAAGCTGTCCAAGGCGCATGACTTCATCACGGAGCTTCCGCTTGGCTACGATACCATTGTCGGAGAGCGCGGACTCGGGCTCTCCGGAGGTCAGAAGCAGCGCATCGCGCTCGCTCGCGCATTGCTGAAGGATCCGAAGATTCTTATTCTCGATGATGCGACCAGCGCCGTAGATATGGAGACCGAGCATGAGATTCAGGCCGGCTTCCAGGAAGTAATGAAAGGGCGTACGGTCTTCATCATTGCGCACCGCATTTCGTCTCTGCGTCATGCGGATGAGATTATTGTCCTGGACAAGGGCGAGATAATTCAACGAGGCACGCATGATGAATTGATTCAGGTGCCGGGCACATATCAGGATATTTACCGGATTCAATATGCAGACCAGCTGCAGGGCGCTGCGGCAGGCATGAGAGAGCAGGTGAGAGCATGA